The following coding sequences lie in one Rothia sp. SD9660Na genomic window:
- the eno gene encoding phosphopyruvate hydratase produces MALITAVHARQILDSRGNPTVEVEVLLEDGAFGRAAVPSGASTGEWEAVERRDGDKAVYLGKGVLGAVSAVIEEIAEEVIGIDATDQRAVDAAMIALDGTNNKGKLGANAILGVSMAVAKAAAESSDLPLYKYLGGPNAHVLPVPMMNILNGGSHADSNVDIQEFMIAPIGFDTFSAALQAGVEVYHALKGVLHDRGLSTGLGDEGGFAPNLDSNAAALDLIIEAIEKAGYKPGEEIALALDVASSEFYNDGAYDFEGQKKSAAEMSAYYADLVAKYPLVSIEDPLDENDWDGYKTLTAEIGDKVQIVGDDLFVTNPERLAQGIEGGAANALLVKVNQIGSLTETFDAMSMAQRNEYRCMVSHRSGETEDVTIADLAVATNAGQIKTGAPARSERVAKYNQLLRIEEELGDQAVYAGKGAFPRFAK; encoded by the coding sequence ATGGCTTTGATTACCGCAGTTCACGCTCGTCAGATTCTTGACTCACGCGGCAACCCCACCGTTGAGGTTGAGGTTCTGCTCGAAGACGGCGCTTTTGGCCGTGCAGCAGTTCCCTCAGGCGCATCCACCGGTGAGTGGGAAGCCGTAGAGCGCCGCGACGGCGACAAGGCTGTTTACCTGGGCAAGGGCGTTCTCGGCGCTGTCTCTGCAGTGATTGAAGAAATCGCTGAAGAGGTTATCGGCATCGACGCAACCGACCAGCGCGCTGTTGACGCAGCCATGATCGCCCTGGACGGCACCAACAACAAGGGCAAGCTCGGCGCAAACGCTATCCTCGGCGTTTCCATGGCCGTTGCTAAGGCAGCAGCCGAGTCTTCAGACCTGCCCCTCTACAAGTACCTGGGCGGCCCCAACGCTCACGTTCTGCCCGTTCCCATGATGAACATCCTCAACGGTGGTTCACACGCTGACTCCAACGTTGATATCCAGGAATTCATGATTGCCCCCATCGGCTTCGACACCTTCTCCGCTGCCCTGCAGGCTGGCGTTGAGGTGTACCACGCGCTCAAGGGTGTTCTGCACGACCGTGGCCTGTCCACCGGTCTGGGCGATGAGGGTGGCTTCGCTCCCAACCTCGACTCCAACGCTGCAGCTCTTGACCTGATCATCGAGGCTATCGAGAAGGCCGGCTACAAGCCCGGTGAAGAAATCGCCCTGGCTCTGGACGTCGCTTCTTCCGAGTTCTACAACGACGGTGCCTACGACTTCGAAGGCCAGAAGAAGTCCGCAGCTGAAATGTCTGCCTACTACGCTGACCTGGTTGCTAAGTACCCCCTCGTTTCCATCGAGGACCCCCTGGACGAGAACGACTGGGACGGCTACAAGACCCTCACCGCTGAAATTGGTGACAAGGTTCAGATCGTTGGCGACGACCTCTTCGTGACCAACCCCGAGCGTCTGGCTCAGGGCATCGAGGGTGGCGCTGCTAACGCCCTGCTGGTTAAGGTCAACCAGATTGGTTCACTGACCGAGACCTTCGACGCTATGAGCATGGCTCAGCGCAACGAGTACCGTTGCATGGTTTCACACCGTTCAGGTGAGACCGAGGACGTCACCATCGCTGACCTGGCTGTTGCTACCAACGCTGGCCAGATCAAGACCGGTGCTCCCGCCCGCTCCGAGCGCGTCGCTAAGTACAACCAGCTGCTGCGCATCGAAGAAGAACTCGGCGATCAGGCTGTTTACGCAGGCAAGGGTGCTTTCCCCCGCTTCGCAAAGTAG
- a CDS encoding DUF501 domain-containing protein, protein MTTPASTEHQPQGFGVTAETLTPTELDLKVLSAQLGRTVRDVVEIPARCVCGNPLVAATAPRLANGSPFPTTFYLAHPVITAAASRLEAEGAMYEMTDEVTDDEGKATAYRGAHENYLAERERIRVKAGLEEVPEIEGVSAGGMPTRVKCLHAVLGHTLAVGRGINPYGDATLDLIAEWWTPETCHCDPTWRD, encoded by the coding sequence ATGACTACACCCGCAAGCACCGAGCACCAGCCCCAGGGTTTCGGCGTCACCGCCGAAACCCTCACCCCCACCGAGCTAGATCTGAAAGTGCTCTCAGCCCAGCTAGGGCGTACCGTGCGCGATGTTGTCGAAATCCCGGCTCGCTGCGTCTGTGGCAACCCCCTGGTAGCCGCCACCGCCCCGCGCCTGGCCAACGGCTCACCCTTCCCCACCACCTTCTACCTGGCCCACCCCGTCATCACCGCCGCAGCTTCCCGCCTTGAAGCAGAAGGCGCCATGTACGAGATGACCGATGAGGTCACCGACGACGAGGGCAAGGCAACCGCCTACCGGGGCGCCCACGAGAACTACCTGGCAGAGCGCGAACGCATTCGCGTCAAAGCCGGTCTAGAAGAAGTACCCGAAATTGAGGGTGTTTCAGCCGGTGGTATGCCCACCCGCGTCAAGTGCCTGCATGCCGTGCTCGGCCACACCCTAGCCGTTGGTCGCGGTATCAACCCCTACGGGGATGCAACCCTCGACCTCATCGCTGAGTGGTGGACCCCCGAAACCTGCCACTGCGACCCCACCTGGCGCGACTAG
- a CDS encoding MazG nucleotide pyrophosphohydrolase domain-containing protein, with the protein MQTLRSPDGCAWTSVQTHASIMHYLIEETYEVAEAVEAPGGVNLPLLREELGDVLLNVIFHAIMAAETPAAQSGFTMQDVINGLAAKLVRRNPHVFAATGQGSEKLSAADIFETWDQLKKAEKPERTGPFDGLPPALPALALAAKVAERAEISGADLTGAGSGGQLPAFANEQELGAYLYELAASTRTAGLDAERALRTYVQGLIRD; encoded by the coding sequence ATGCAGACCCTCCGCAGCCCCGACGGCTGTGCCTGGACGTCCGTCCAAACCCACGCGTCCATCATGCACTACCTCATCGAAGAAACTTACGAGGTTGCCGAAGCCGTTGAAGCCCCCGGCGGAGTCAACCTGCCTCTGCTGCGCGAAGAACTGGGGGATGTGCTGCTCAACGTCATCTTCCACGCCATCATGGCTGCCGAAACCCCCGCCGCGCAGAGCGGCTTCACCATGCAGGACGTCATCAATGGGCTCGCCGCCAAACTGGTGCGTCGCAACCCACATGTCTTCGCTGCCACCGGCCAAGGCAGCGAAAAGCTCAGCGCTGCCGATATCTTTGAGACCTGGGACCAGCTCAAAAAAGCCGAAAAACCCGAACGCACCGGCCCCTTCGATGGTCTCCCGCCGGCCCTGCCCGCGCTCGCCCTCGCCGCCAAGGTCGCGGAGAGAGCCGAGATCTCCGGGGCTGACCTTACAGGTGCGGGCTCCGGTGGGCAGCTCCCAGCCTTCGCTAACGAGCAGGAGCTAGGCGCCTACCTCTACGAGCTGGCAGCCTCTACCCGCACCGCCGGGCTTGATGCGGAACGGGCCCTGCGGACGTATGTGCAAGGGCTGATTCGCGACTGA
- a CDS encoding septum formation initiator family protein — protein MARTPGKKPNPIAAFFGFGLGKPASAPSREKQAKPRRARAAKPLRTETTAETSAQELATPVAAHSFSGHFITFAIVLVIIALSVYNPLTSFIRQNNEINDAKASIAALQAEQDSLNAQVSWWQDDNYVKQQAKSRLFYVQPGETPYLVVGLDSTSELADDTSASAKTAPEDSWTTKLWGSLQLAAEDTSASSPAPESSSSPNTSTSAPPSAEPTATATTR, from the coding sequence ATGGCACGCACACCGGGTAAGAAACCCAACCCCATCGCAGCCTTTTTCGGATTCGGCCTGGGCAAGCCGGCGTCCGCCCCCTCTCGGGAGAAGCAGGCCAAACCCCGCCGTGCCCGGGCAGCTAAGCCCCTGCGGACTGAGACTACCGCAGAAACCTCCGCACAGGAGCTGGCTACCCCGGTAGCCGCCCACTCCTTTAGCGGGCACTTCATCACCTTTGCCATCGTGCTGGTGATCATTGCTCTGTCGGTCTATAACCCCCTGACCTCCTTTATCCGTCAGAACAACGAAATCAACGACGCCAAAGCCAGCATCGCTGCCCTGCAAGCCGAGCAGGACTCACTAAACGCCCAGGTCAGCTGGTGGCAGGACGACAACTACGTCAAACAACAGGCTAAAAGCCGTCTCTTCTACGTACAGCCGGGGGAGACCCCCTACCTGGTCGTGGGATTGGACTCCACCAGCGAACTAGCGGATGACACCAGCGCATCGGCTAAAACCGCCCCCGAAGACTCCTGGACCACCAAACTTTGGGGCTCTCTGCAACTAGCTGCTGAAGACACCTCCGCCAGCAGCCCCGCCCCTGAGAGCTCAAGCAGCCCGAACACCAGCACCTCAGCTCCCCCGAGTGCAGAGCCCACCGCTACCGCCACCACCCGCTAG